One genomic segment of Clostridium saccharoperbutylacetonicum N1-4(HMT) includes these proteins:
- a CDS encoding ArsR/SmtB family transcription factor — protein MFNEVEKIDNCNCIAIHHEIVDEVRKDMLEENILSDLADLFNIFGDTTRIKILHVLSKSEMCVCDISSLINMNRSSVSHQLKTLRQAKLVKYRKEGTIVYYSLSNDHVKQVFNQGLIHLIED, from the coding sequence ATGTTTAATGAAGTTGAAAAGATAGATAACTGTAATTGCATAGCAATCCACCATGAAATAGTTGATGAAGTAAGAAAAGATATGCTTGAAGAAAATATATTATCTGATTTAGCCGATTTGTTTAATATATTTGGTGATACAACAAGGATAAAAATACTTCATGTACTTTCAAAATCTGAAATGTGTGTATGTGATATTTCTTCACTAATAAATATGAATCGTTCTTCAGTATCTCATCAATTAAAAACACTAAGACAAGCTAAATTAGTTAAATATCGAAAAGAAGGTACAATAGTATATTATTCTTTATCTAATGATCATGTCAAACAAGTGTTTAATCAGGGATTAATCCATCTTATTGAAGATTAA
- a CDS encoding sigma-70 family RNA polymerase sigma factor — MKSKILNFKTDDETRLIKKSIAGDKQCFSELIKKYKIYLYKTAFTYVKNEEDALEILQECTYRAMISIEKLKKYEYFKTWITRIIINCSLDFIKKGNTVCPLNDEVNIEAKDISIDEKLDLYNAIDLLKDNYKTVIILKYFNDMTIENIARVMEAPENTVKTYLRRAKESLNKILKEDYLNEQ, encoded by the coding sequence ATGAAATCAAAAATACTTAATTTTAAAACAGATGATGAAACTCGTCTTATAAAGAAGTCCATAGCTGGAGACAAGCAGTGCTTTAGTGAGCTTATAAAAAAATATAAGATTTATTTATATAAAACAGCTTTTACTTATGTGAAAAATGAAGAGGATGCATTAGAAATATTACAGGAATGCACTTACAGAGCTATGATTAGTATAGAGAAGCTTAAAAAATATGAATATTTTAAAACTTGGATTACAAGGATAATTATAAATTGCTCTTTGGATTTTATAAAGAAAGGGAATACTGTATGTCCACTAAATGATGAAGTGAACATAGAAGCTAAAGATATATCTATAGATGAAAAGTTGGATTTATATAATGCTATAGATTTATTAAAAGATAACTATAAAACTGTAATTATTTTAAAATATTTTAATGATATGACCATAGAAAATATCGCAAGAGTAATGGAAGCACCAGAAAATACAGTTAAAACTTACTTAAGAAGAGCTAAGGAAAGTCTTAATAAGATTTTAAAGGAGGATTACTTAAATGAACAATAA
- a CDS encoding 4Fe-4S binding protein, translating to MDKQYLIKTAEDFVEHSQDNYITNEIAISENVIGMKIFDAPIFAFGSVADEYFTLLKQPSVIGKHFMHPKEWLPQSKTVISFFLPFSDVVKKGNRRNMSWPTEEWLHGRIEGQSLLNKLCIHLKSELTNAGYNSVVPSIDERFWSNANNPNHEEKFTSNWSERHAAFICGLGTFGLSKGLITKKGISGRFGSIITELYLSSDKREYENIYQYCSMCGKCVKNCPVNAISIENGKNHIICSEFLDKTMEKHKPRYGCGKCQIDVPCESRIPKQHNVK from the coding sequence ATGGACAAACAATATTTAATAAAAACTGCAGAGGACTTTGTTGAGCATTCACAAGATAACTATATAACAAATGAAATAGCAATTTCGGAAAATGTTATAGGAATGAAAATTTTTGATGCTCCAATTTTTGCATTTGGTTCTGTGGCTGATGAATACTTTACATTATTGAAACAACCATCAGTAATTGGGAAACATTTCATGCATCCAAAAGAATGGTTACCACAATCAAAGACTGTTATATCATTTTTTTTACCGTTTAGCGATGTAGTTAAAAAAGGAAATAGAAGGAATATGTCATGGCCTACAGAAGAATGGCTTCATGGACGTATTGAAGGTCAGAGTTTGTTAAATAAGTTGTGTATACATTTAAAGTCTGAATTGACTAATGCAGGATATAATAGTGTCGTACCCAGTATAGATGAAAGATTCTGGTCAAATGCTAATAATCCAAATCACGAAGAAAAATTTACAAGCAACTGGTCTGAAAGACATGCTGCTTTTATATGTGGACTTGGAACCTTCGGGCTTTCTAAAGGACTTATAACCAAAAAAGGTATATCAGGAAGATTTGGTAGTATCATCACAGAATTATATTTATCATCTGATAAGAGAGAATACGAAAATATATACCAATACTGTTCAATGTGTGGTAAGTGCGTAAAAAATTGTCCAGTCAATGCAATATCCATAGAAAATGGAAAAAATCATATTATATGTTCTGAATTTTTGGACAAAACAATGGAAAAACATAAGCCCAGATATGGTTGTGGAAAATGTCAGATAGATGTGCCTTGTGAATCTAGAATACCTAAACAACATAATGTAAAATGA
- a CDS encoding VOC family protein, which translates to MGILSNSVHTGLFVEDIEKMVTFYRDTLGFETDWDGGSFVNFKVKDGGLFMFDRKQFAEAMNQHYYPSMGFNLTMQIGIGVKTKDDVDREYERLTALGVKSLTGEPFTQPWGQRNFWIADPEGNYIEIGC; encoded by the coding sequence ATGGGGATACTGTCTAACAGCGTACATACGGGTTTATTTGTTGAAGATATTGAAAAGATGGTGACGTTTTATAGGGATACCTTGGGCTTTGAAACAGATTGGGATGGAGGATCGTTTGTAAATTTCAAAGTGAAAGACGGTGGATTGTTTATGTTTGACAGGAAACAATTTGCTGAGGCAATGAACCAACATTATTATCCATCAATGGGATTTAATCTGACAATGCAAATAGGCATAGGTGTTAAGACTAAAGATGATGTTGATAGAGAATATGAACGGCTAACGGCACTTGGAGTTAAATCACTCACAGGAGAGCCATTTACACAACCTTGGGGACAAAGAAATTTTTGGATTGCTGATCCTGAAGGTAATTACATTGAAATTGGTTGCTGA
- a CDS encoding GNAT family N-acetyltransferase has product MKLLYEKPKAEDYVSLRLRSGMGNKDLERSRKAITNSLFTVSIYDNEKLIGFGRIVGDGGITYVVSDIMVDENYRRKGFADKIMKEINKYFEESTFEDSYICLIANSPADSLYNKYKFEYLPPNRCGMLRKQNRIK; this is encoded by the coding sequence ATGAAATTGCTCTATGAAAAACCGAAAGCAGAAGATTATGTTAGTTTGAGACTTCGTTCAGGAATGGGAAATAAGGACTTGGAAAGAAGTAGAAAAGCAATAACGAATTCTTTGTTTACAGTATCTATTTATGATAATGAAAAATTGATAGGATTTGGAAGAATTGTAGGTGATGGAGGGATCACTTATGTGGTAAGTGATATTATGGTAGATGAAAATTATCGAAGAAAAGGCTTTGCAGATAAAATAATGAAAGAAATCAATAAATACTTTGAAGAAAGTACTTTTGAAGATAGTTATATATGTTTGATAGCAAACAGTCCTGCTGATTCATTATATAATAAGTATAAATTTGAGTATTTGCCGCCAAACAGGTGTGGCATGTTACGTAAACAAAACAGAATAAAATGA
- a CDS encoding DJ-1/PfpI family protein, protein MKTLIFLAKGFETMEFSVFVDVMGWARNDYGYDVSVVTCGFQKQVISTFNIPVMVDKTINEINVDEYDALAIPGGFEEFGFYEEAYNERFLNLIREFNSKGKIIATICVGALPVGKSGILKNRKATTYHLRDAYRQKQLKEFDVNVVNEPIVVDKNIITSYCPETASGVAFRLLEMLTSEEQMKIVKAAMGF, encoded by the coding sequence ATGAAAACACTGATTTTTTTAGCTAAAGGATTTGAAACAATGGAATTTAGCGTGTTTGTAGATGTTATGGGCTGGGCAAGAAATGATTATGGGTATGATGTTTCAGTTGTAACTTGTGGATTTCAAAAACAAGTTATAAGTACCTTTAATATTCCTGTAATGGTAGATAAAACAATTAATGAAATTAATGTTGATGAGTATGATGCACTAGCCATTCCTGGTGGCTTTGAAGAATTTGGGTTTTATGAAGAAGCTTATAATGAGCGTTTTCTAAATTTAATAAGAGAATTTAATTCAAAAGGGAAAATAATTGCTACTATTTGTGTTGGAGCTTTACCAGTAGGTAAAAGTGGAATCCTAAAGAATCGTAAAGCTACTACATATCATTTAAGAGATGCATATAGGCAAAAACAGTTAAAGGAATTTGATGTTAATGTGGTAAATGAACCTATTGTAGTTGATAAAAATATTATTACTTCATATTGCCCAGAAACAGCTTCTGGTGTGGCATTCAGACTTTTAGAAATGCTCACATCAGAGGAACAAATGAAAATTGTTAAAGCTGCTATGGGATTCTGA
- a CDS encoding alpha/beta hydrolase has protein sequence MKKVLKIINKILLWIVGIIVVLVIISAVTHNILKPIEKSKYKIGQTINVDGKNMQAYVTGSGKKTVVLLSGLGTASPITDFMPLAERLSKDYKVVILEYFGYGFSDTTKDERSNENIVNEIRAALKQLEISGPYILMPHSISGVYAMHYAINYPTEVEAIIGIDESVPNQTKINKDANMSPYLTLLNTLGIIRDVTYLLPGTDDGMNKNNYYTAEQVKMKKIATAWNGLNISVINEYNMVNTNTKELYDMKYPKDLPVLSFILKDSVDTDSEWLPLHEEMISNAAIQKIETLNGEHYLHWTNADKIAEMTKEFISTRLK, from the coding sequence ATGAAAAAGGTACTCAAAATAATCAATAAGATATTACTATGGATTGTGGGAATTATAGTTGTATTAGTGATAATTTCAGCAGTAACGCATAACATTCTGAAACCAATTGAAAAGAGCAAATATAAAATTGGTCAGACAATAAATGTAGATGGTAAAAATATGCAAGCTTATGTGACTGGCTCAGGGAAAAAAACAGTTGTGTTACTAAGCGGACTAGGAACCGCTTCACCAATTACAGATTTTATGCCACTGGCAGAAAGATTAAGTAAGGATTATAAAGTTGTAATTCTTGAATATTTTGGATACGGCTTTAGCGATACGACAAAAGATGAGCGTTCTAATGAAAATATTGTGAATGAAATAAGAGCAGCACTAAAACAATTGGAAATTAGTGGACCATATATATTGATGCCACACTCCATATCAGGAGTATATGCTATGCACTATGCAATAAATTACCCAACTGAAGTGGAAGCAATTATTGGAATTGACGAGTCTGTACCTAATCAAACAAAAATCAATAAAGATGCTAACATGTCACCATATTTGACGTTGCTTAACACATTGGGAATTATAAGGGATGTAACATACCTTTTGCCAGGTACCGATGATGGTATGAACAAAAACAATTATTACACTGCTGAACAAGTTAAGATGAAAAAAATAGCAACAGCTTGGAATGGCTTAAATATCTCTGTGATAAATGAATATAATATGGTAAATACAAATACTAAAGAGCTATATGACATGAAATATCCAAAGGATTTGCCTGTCCTATCATTTATATTGAAAGATTCAGTGGACACTGATAGTGAATGGCTACCGCTTCATGAAGAAATGATTTCAAACGCTGCTATACAAAAGATTGAAACTCTTAATGGAGAACATTATTTACATTGGACAAATGCTGATAAAATTGCGGAAATGACAAAAGAGTTTATTTCCACACGTCTAAAATAG
- a CDS encoding PLP-dependent aminotransferase family protein: MYKYLTLLNEIENLVKSGIYKQGEKIPSIRSLSASYNCNKSTVIRALTELERKHVLYSLPKSGYYVVTSKNELNQWEKTVLNFSSSAPDSMVFPYLDFQHCINQAIDIYKNDLFIYGTPRGLPSLIDVVQKQLTNYQVFAKKENIFITSGIQQALSILASIPFPNNKKVILIEQPGYHLFIESLQTLKVPVIGIKRTSQGIDLEELEMLFREENINFFYTMPRYHNPLGTSYSQKEKKRILELAQKYNVFVVEDDYLADFEKNSKADPIYSYDNFTHVIYLKSYSKIIFPGLRIGIAVIPEKLIEAFSQYKRILDIDSSMLSQAALEIYIKNGMFERHKEKMKATYYSRANCLISALEKNLKMCNQAFFQYTPIKNIAFHTYIQLNEQISCEQVIQRLKRKSIIVDGTTNNYLRSFHEKDSILKLNISNVEEEYIEDGISQILKQIF, from the coding sequence ATGTATAAATATTTAACATTATTAAACGAAATTGAAAACCTAGTGAAAAGCGGTATATATAAACAAGGAGAGAAAATTCCTTCTATTCGCAGCTTATCTGCATCATATAATTGCAACAAAAGTACTGTTATTCGTGCTTTGACTGAATTAGAAAGAAAACATGTACTTTATTCACTTCCCAAAAGCGGATATTATGTTGTAACATCAAAAAACGAATTAAACCAATGGGAAAAAACTGTACTTAACTTTTCCTCTTCTGCACCCGATTCCATGGTATTCCCATATTTGGATTTTCAGCACTGTATAAATCAAGCAATTGACATCTATAAGAATGATTTATTTATCTATGGTACTCCTAGAGGATTGCCTTCATTAATCGATGTGGTGCAAAAACAGTTAACCAATTATCAAGTGTTTGCCAAGAAAGAAAATATTTTTATAACCTCTGGCATTCAGCAAGCATTATCCATCTTAGCTTCAATTCCTTTCCCAAATAATAAAAAAGTGATATTAATAGAACAACCCGGTTATCATTTATTCATCGAATCCTTACAAACACTAAAGGTACCAGTAATTGGTATAAAAAGAACTAGTCAGGGAATTGATTTAGAAGAATTAGAGATGTTATTTAGAGAAGAAAATATTAATTTTTTTTATACTATGCCAAGATATCATAACCCTCTTGGAACGTCTTACTCTCAAAAAGAGAAAAAGAGAATTTTAGAACTAGCACAAAAATATAATGTATTTGTTGTAGAAGATGATTATTTAGCTGATTTTGAAAAAAATTCAAAAGCTGATCCAATCTATTCCTATGATAATTTTACACATGTCATATATTTAAAGAGTTATTCAAAAATCATCTTCCCTGGATTAAGAATAGGTATTGCTGTAATCCCTGAAAAATTGATTGAAGCATTCAGCCAATATAAACGTATTCTTGATATAGACAGCTCTATGCTTTCTCAGGCAGCATTAGAAATCTATATTAAAAACGGTATGTTTGAAAGACATAAAGAAAAAATGAAAGCAACTTATTATTCAAGAGCAAACTGTTTAATATCAGCATTAGAAAAAAATCTAAAAATGTGTAATCAGGCTTTCTTTCAATATACTCCTATAAAAAATATTGCTTTCCATACTTATATTCAATTGAATGAACAAATATCATGTGAACAGGTTATTCAGCGGTTGAAAAGGAAATCAATTATTGTTGATGGAACAACTAATAATTATTTACGTTCCTTCCATGAAAAAGACTCTATCTTAAAACTTAATATCTCAAATGTGGAAGAGGAATATATTGAAGATGGTATTTCACAGATTTTGAAACAAATTTTCTAA
- a CDS encoding alpha/beta fold hydrolase, giving the protein MIEKLIPLKDGKKVFIRYYNQLSNAETILYLHGGPGDNCENFNYAAYLLSKNFNIVMLDQRGVLRSDRVEENEPLIVQMLVDDCEYIREQLNIEQWILIGHSYGGFLALLYAYQFSKSIKAVIYENPNWSSLESIKTLNRNTSNYLRNINEYELAKEIDYKLSNCNNFETLAKLQMEIPWEYRKEVYYIKEWTDEIKRYCSLEDISSDQWENSIIHSKRIIADKININNYIHYIKEISCGSLLIKGDHDPVISIDFQDYFVQNSLNGKLEIVEDCGHFIHTDQVKDFCNIVTNFINANEHNAC; this is encoded by the coding sequence ATGATAGAAAAATTAATTCCATTGAAAGATGGAAAGAAGGTGTTTATTAGATATTATAATCAGTTATCTAATGCAGAAACGATTTTGTATCTGCATGGGGGACCAGGTGATAACTGTGAGAACTTTAATTATGCTGCTTATTTACTTTCTAAAAACTTTAATATTGTTATGCTTGATCAAAGAGGTGTTTTAAGATCTGATAGAGTAGAGGAAAATGAACCATTAATTGTTCAAATGCTTGTTGATGATTGCGAGTATATTAGAGAACAATTAAATATTGAACAATGGATTTTAATAGGACATTCATATGGAGGATTTTTAGCATTATTATATGCATATCAATTTTCAAAATCAATAAAGGCAGTTATATATGAAAACCCTAACTGGAGTAGTTTAGAATCCATTAAAACACTTAACCGGAATACATCTAATTATCTTCGTAATATCAATGAGTACGAATTGGCTAAAGAAATTGATTATAAATTGAGTAACTGTAACAATTTTGAAACGCTTGCTAAATTACAAATGGAAATTCCGTGGGAATACCGTAAAGAAGTTTATTATATCAAAGAATGGACAGATGAAATTAAAAGATATTGTTCACTAGAAGATATTTCATCTGATCAATGGGAAAATAGTATCATTCATAGTAAGCGAATTATAGCTGATAAAATTAATATCAATAACTATATTCATTATATAAAAGAAATATCCTGTGGATCTTTATTGATTAAAGGCGACCATGATCCTGTAATAAGTATAGATTTTCAAGATTACTTTGTGCAGAATTCTCTTAATGGTAAATTGGAGATAGTTGAAGATTGTGGACATTTTATTCATACTGATCAAGTCAAAGATTTTTGCAATATAGTTACTAATTTTATAAATGCAAATGAGCATAATGCATGTTAA
- a CDS encoding dihydrofolate reductase family protein, translated as MNKNIIVYIATSLDGYIAKENGAVDWLLGDSNNLNVDNGYNEFYSTIDTVVMGRTTYEQVINELSPDIWVYESKKCYVATTRKCEPDNRVEFITEDITGFIKNLKKQQGKDIWLVGGGKLIDQFIKQDLIDKYIITIIPTILGNGVPLFIGKNPEIKLKLIETKMVDGMVELTYVRR; from the coding sequence ATGAATAAAAACATAATTGTCTATATTGCAACAAGTTTAGATGGATATATTGCAAAGGAAAATGGAGCGGTTGATTGGCTACTTGGTGATAGTAATAATCTAAATGTAGATAACGGATACAATGAATTTTATAGCACAATAGATACAGTTGTAATGGGTAGAACCACATATGAACAAGTTATTAATGAATTATCTCCTGACATTTGGGTATATGAAAGTAAAAAGTGTTATGTAGCAACAACAAGGAAATGTGAGCCTGATAATAGAGTAGAATTCATAACAGAAGATATTACTGGATTTATTAAAAACCTAAAAAAACAACAAGGCAAAGATATTTGGCTTGTTGGTGGTGGAAAGTTAATTGACCAATTTATTAAGCAAGACCTCATAGATAAGTACATTATAACGATAATACCAACTATTTTGGGCAATGGGGTTCCCCTTTTTATTGGTAAAAATCCTGAAATTAAACTTAAACTTATTGAAACGAAAATGGTTGATGGCATGGTTGAACTTACTTATGTTAGAAGATAA